A genomic stretch from Erysipelothrix sp. HDW6C includes:
- a CDS encoding pyridoxamine 5'-phosphate oxidase family protein: MKQHIEPMISRQTIAYLSSVDAAGFPITKAISKPRKRDGLKVMYFTTKKPSTSVADYERNNKASVFFADEDRFQSASFIGHMEVETDAAIIDELWAHENAKVFSKGATKDEYCVLKFVADSVKFFSNYETAVYEL, translated from the coding sequence ATGAAACAACATATAGAACCCATGATTTCGCGTCAAACAATAGCATATCTTTCTTCTGTTGATGCGGCAGGGTTTCCAATAACTAAGGCAATTAGCAAACCTCGCAAACGTGATGGCTTGAAAGTAATGTACTTTACAACCAAGAAACCATCCACAAGTGTTGCGGACTATGAAAGAAATAATAAAGCATCTGTATTCTTTGCGGATGAAGATCGCTTCCAAAGTGCATCATTTATAGGACATATGGAAGTTGAAACTGACGCGGCAATTATTGATGAGTTGTGGGCACATGAGAATGCGAAAGTATTTTCGAAAGGTGCAACTAAGGATGAATATTGCGTACTGAAGTTTGTTGCTGATAGTGTTAAGTTTTTCAGCAATTATGAAACTGCAGTCTATGAATTATAA
- the topA gene encoding type I DNA topoisomerase, which produces MKNLVIVESPSKSKTIEKYLGDDFEVVSSKGHIRDLATRGKDGLGVDFDNAFEATYKISKDKKDVVKELKAKVKKADQVYLATDPDREGEAISWHLADELGLEIDQDNRVVFNEITKDAVLKAFDSPRHIDMDLVKSQETRRILDRIIGFKLSKLLQSKIKSKSAGRVQSVALKLIVDREKEIDAFIPEEYWNVLAFFENEGHLIETSAERFKGKKLEMKNAEEAQVVFDAVQGEFKITKLEKKERKKDSKLPFITSTLQQEASTRLGFAAKKTMRVAQKLYEGIEMGAEAEGLITYMRTDSTRLSDSFVSDAKAYILEEHGKKYVGKYRAGKKTDNTQDAHEAIRPTSIQRTPDSVKQYLSPDEYKLYRFIYFRTMASLMAGAVYDAVSVVFSQNDYDFNGSGSTLKFDGYLKVYDYEKTTDKMLGELDEAKAYTARNIEQNQHFTQPPSRYTEARLIKELEELGIGRPSTYSMILDTIVYRAYATFGAVSETSRTKVFKPTEQGILTNDSLQDHFSEIINVHYTANMEDELDKIAMGDENNVEALQRFVDKFYPLLAEADDKMEKVEAELVGEKCPEDGGELVYRFGRFGKFVACSNFPECRYNRALDQEKRPEPEKTGESCPDCGSDLVKRKSRYGTWFVGCSAFPKCRYIQPNENSKKKKKEKEEGDTKDEATAS; this is translated from the coding sequence ATGAAAAATTTGGTAATTGTGGAGTCCCCATCAAAATCCAAGACAATTGAGAAGTATTTAGGAGATGACTTTGAGGTCGTATCTTCTAAAGGACACATACGTGATCTTGCGACACGTGGTAAGGATGGTCTTGGTGTTGACTTTGATAATGCATTCGAAGCAACGTATAAAATTAGTAAAGATAAAAAAGATGTCGTTAAAGAGTTAAAGGCGAAAGTTAAAAAAGCCGATCAAGTTTATCTTGCAACTGACCCGGACCGCGAAGGTGAGGCTATTTCATGGCATCTTGCCGATGAGCTTGGTCTTGAAATCGACCAAGACAATCGTGTTGTCTTTAATGAAATTACAAAAGATGCAGTCTTAAAAGCTTTCGATTCCCCACGTCATATTGATATGGACTTGGTGAAATCACAAGAAACACGTCGTATTCTTGACCGTATTATTGGTTTCAAGTTATCGAAGTTGTTGCAATCAAAGATTAAAAGTAAAAGTGCTGGACGTGTTCAGTCTGTTGCATTGAAGTTGATCGTTGATCGTGAGAAAGAAATCGATGCATTTATTCCAGAGGAATACTGGAATGTTCTTGCTTTCTTTGAAAATGAAGGCCACCTCATTGAGACAAGTGCTGAACGATTCAAAGGGAAAAAACTTGAAATGAAGAATGCTGAAGAAGCGCAGGTTGTTTTTGATGCGGTTCAAGGCGAGTTCAAAATTACAAAGCTTGAAAAGAAAGAACGTAAGAAAGATTCGAAGTTACCATTTATTACGTCAACATTACAACAAGAGGCTTCAACGCGTCTTGGCTTTGCAGCAAAGAAAACAATGCGTGTTGCACAGAAATTGTATGAAGGAATCGAAATGGGTGCTGAGGCAGAAGGTCTTATCACGTATATGCGTACTGACTCAACACGTTTGAGTGACTCGTTTGTGAGTGATGCAAAAGCATACATTCTTGAAGAACATGGTAAGAAATATGTTGGAAAATACCGTGCTGGTAAGAAAACAGACAATACGCAAGATGCTCACGAGGCTATTCGTCCAACAAGCATTCAACGTACACCAGATTCTGTAAAACAATATTTATCACCAGACGAGTATAAATTATACAGATTCATTTACTTCCGTACCATGGCATCCTTAATGGCGGGTGCTGTTTATGATGCTGTCAGTGTTGTATTCTCACAAAATGATTATGATTTTAATGGTAGTGGTTCAACTTTGAAATTTGATGGTTACCTCAAAGTCTACGATTATGAAAAAACAACCGATAAAATGCTTGGTGAACTTGATGAAGCGAAAGCATACACGGCCCGTAACATCGAACAAAACCAACACTTTACACAACCACCTTCACGCTATACTGAAGCGCGACTCATCAAAGAGTTGGAAGAATTGGGAATCGGTCGTCCAAGTACCTATTCCATGATACTTGATACGATTGTGTACCGTGCCTATGCAACCTTTGGTGCTGTGTCGGAAACATCACGTACAAAAGTATTCAAACCGACTGAACAAGGAATTTTGACTAACGACAGTTTACAAGATCACTTTTCGGAAATTATTAACGTTCACTATACCGCTAATATGGAAGATGAACTGGATAAAATCGCCATGGGTGATGAAAATAACGTCGAAGCATTGCAACGTTTTGTTGATAAGTTTTATCCATTGCTTGCTGAAGCTGATGATAAGATGGAAAAAGTTGAAGCAGAACTTGTTGGGGAGAAATGTCCGGAAGACGGCGGAGAGCTTGTATACCGCTTTGGTCGTTTTGGAAAATTCGTAGCATGTTCAAACTTCCCAGAGTGTCGCTATAATCGCGCCCTTGATCAAGAGAAACGTCCAGAACCTGAGAAAACAGGGGAATCATGCCCTGACTGTGGCAGCGACCTTGTAAAACGTAAGAGTCGTTATGGAACATGGTTTGTTGGCTGTTCAGCATTCCCAAAATGCCGTTACATACAACCAAATGAAAATAGTAAAAAGAAAAAGAAAGAAAAAGAAGAGGGAGATACAAAGGATGAAGCAACCGCAAGTTAG
- a CDS encoding ribonuclease HII, producing MGSLVTEFESKYWAEDKTVVGIDEAGRGPMAGPCVVCGVVFPIGFDNELINDSKKLSAKRRLELVDIIKENALWYQVEIIEPEAIDHDNIYRATQKGMERIASAAPCDAVLTDAMPLIDAPKPFEAIIKGDARSLSIAAASILAKTIRDQIMIELDIIFPQYGFKNHKGYGTKQHKEAILKYGRSPVHRESFRFKDEDQISLDI from the coding sequence ATGGGATCGCTTGTAACCGAGTTTGAATCGAAATATTGGGCAGAAGATAAAACAGTCGTTGGCATTGATGAAGCAGGACGTGGCCCAATGGCAGGACCCTGTGTTGTATGCGGTGTTGTCTTTCCAATTGGATTTGACAACGAGCTTATCAATGATTCCAAGAAACTCTCAGCGAAGCGTCGTTTGGAATTAGTGGATATCATTAAAGAGAATGCGTTATGGTATCAGGTTGAGATTATTGAACCAGAAGCAATTGATCATGATAATATTTATCGTGCAACGCAAAAAGGTATGGAGCGGATTGCGTCTGCAGCACCATGTGATGCAGTATTGACGGATGCCATGCCGCTCATTGATGCTCCAAAACCATTTGAGGCCATCATTAAAGGGGATGCGCGCTCGTTATCAATTGCTGCCGCAAGTATCCTTGCGAAAACAATCCGTGATCAGATTATGATTGAACTCGATATCATCTTTCCACAGTATGGATTTAAAAACCATAAGGGTTACGGTACGAAGCAACATAAAGAAGCAATATTGAAATATGGTCGTTCACCAGTCCATCGTGAATCATTCCGTTTTAAAGATGAAGACCAAATATCATTGGATATTTAG
- the rplS gene encoding 50S ribosomal protein L19, with the protein MGLNLVNEITKSQLRTDIPAFRSGTTVRVDVRIQEGGKTRIQAFEGVVIKRQGSGIAEMFTVRKISSGVGVERTFPVHSPIIDSVTVLRRGKVRRSRLYYLRERSGKSARIAEIR; encoded by the coding sequence ATGGGATTAAACTTAGTAAATGAAATTACAAAATCTCAATTGCGTACAGACATTCCTGCTTTCCGTTCAGGAACAACAGTCCGCGTAGACGTGCGTATCCAAGAAGGTGGAAAAACACGTATCCAAGCGTTTGAAGGTGTTGTTATCAAACGTCAAGGAAGTGGCATTGCTGAAATGTTCACAGTTCGTAAGATTTCATCAGGTGTTGGAGTAGAGAGAACATTCCCTGTACACTCACCAATCATTGATAGTGTAACAGTATTACGCCGCGGTAAAGTCCGTCGTAGCCGTCTATACTACCTACGCGAACGTTCAGGTAAATCAGCACGTATTGCAGAAATTCGTTAA
- the yhfZ gene encoding GntR family transcriptional regulator YhfZ, which produces MSSKISLLTKNAVAIEIIAKDFIFTDVGQKIKTVSQFESMIDVARGTIQNSIKVLTQSGAVVLESRGQLGTFIRKKNLKTLLEFAGISFLIGVMPLPYSRLYEGLSTGLLFAMENNLNIPVNMAYMRGAQRRIQMILNQRYDFAIVSKFAALKYIQENNTIEIIKEFGVSSYLSNHVIMFSDSGSSAITDGMRIGIDYDSIDQASLTKKACEGKDVTFIQVSYTQLLNKLKSGDIDATVWNGDEIDASIRNIHTIGLSLENDDNTIAVVVIDSNRQELKKLINDLLNIDEVIHIQKQVVDGDIIPSY; this is translated from the coding sequence GTGTCATCAAAAATATCATTACTCACAAAGAATGCCGTAGCCATTGAAATTATCGCCAAAGATTTTATCTTTACAGATGTTGGTCAGAAAATTAAAACTGTTTCACAGTTTGAATCAATGATTGATGTTGCGCGTGGTACAATTCAAAACTCGATTAAAGTATTAACACAATCTGGTGCCGTTGTTTTGGAGTCCCGAGGACAATTAGGCACATTTATCCGTAAGAAAAACCTTAAGACGCTTTTAGAATTTGCTGGCATATCCTTTTTAATTGGTGTCATGCCCTTACCCTACTCTCGCTTATATGAAGGCTTAAGTACCGGACTTTTATTTGCGATGGAAAACAATCTAAACATCCCTGTCAACATGGCTTACATGCGGGGTGCACAGCGACGCATTCAGATGATACTGAACCAACGCTACGATTTTGCGATTGTATCAAAATTCGCCGCATTGAAGTATATCCAAGAAAACAATACCATTGAGATTATCAAAGAATTTGGCGTATCCAGTTACCTTAGCAACCACGTAATTATGTTCAGTGACTCTGGTTCAAGTGCCATTACAGATGGCATGCGTATTGGGATTGACTACGACTCCATTGACCAAGCATCACTTACAAAGAAAGCATGCGAGGGTAAAGATGTAACCTTTATTCAAGTCAGTTATACACAACTCCTCAACAAGCTCAAATCCGGTGATATTGATGCAACGGTTTGGAATGGCGATGAAATTGATGCCAGCATCCGCAATATCCATACGATTGGACTCTCATTGGAAAACGATGACAACACGATTGCTGTGGTCGTCATCGATTCAAACCGCCAGGAATTAAAGAAACTGATCAATGATCTGTTGAATATTGATGAAGTGATACATATTCAGAAACAAGTCGTTGATGGAGATATTATCCCCAGTTATTAA
- the ylqF gene encoding ribosome biogenesis GTPase YlqF — MSQVHWYPGHMAKAMRLIEEQIKVVDFVIECRDARAPFSTRNPALSKSIGQKRRLIVLTKKDLADPKETEKWVAHLEEEGHVVLVVDVIHDAVKKLLLEKSEIVLKDKRERDARRGIRPRQSRALIVGVPNVGKSSIINRIASRKAAGVENRPGVTQALKLIKVSEELELVDTPGVLWPKFESQDMGIHCALIGSVKDTGYPLELITDHARDYLIENKQEVLKDRYNMTSYDNFYQQIGTFRGLLTEGGEVDDDKVRITFLNDVQNGKLGRLTWDRL, encoded by the coding sequence ATGTCACAAGTTCACTGGTATCCTGGCCATATGGCCAAAGCCATGCGTTTAATTGAAGAACAAATTAAAGTTGTTGATTTTGTCATTGAATGTCGCGATGCGCGTGCACCATTTTCAACGCGTAACCCCGCACTTTCAAAATCAATTGGTCAAAAAAGACGCCTTATCGTTTTAACAAAAAAAGATTTAGCAGATCCTAAGGAAACAGAGAAATGGGTCGCTCATTTGGAAGAAGAAGGACATGTTGTATTGGTTGTTGACGTGATCCATGATGCGGTAAAGAAACTTTTATTAGAGAAATCAGAAATTGTCCTCAAGGATAAAAGAGAACGTGATGCGCGTCGTGGGATTCGTCCACGTCAATCACGAGCACTTATTGTTGGTGTTCCCAATGTTGGAAAGTCGAGTATTATCAATCGCATTGCATCACGCAAAGCTGCTGGTGTTGAAAACAGACCGGGGGTAACCCAAGCACTAAAACTTATTAAAGTGTCCGAAGAATTGGAATTAGTCGATACTCCAGGTGTTCTTTGGCCTAAGTTTGAGTCCCAAGATATGGGGATTCATTGTGCACTTATTGGCTCTGTTAAGGACACAGGCTACCCACTTGAGCTCATCACGGATCATGCTCGCGATTACTTGATTGAAAATAAACAAGAAGTCCTTAAAGACCGATATAACATGACCTCCTATGATAACTTTTACCAACAAATTGGGACATTCCGTGGTTTGTTGACTGAAGGTGGCGAAGTTGATGATGACAAAGTTCGCATTACATTCTTGAATGATGTTCAAAATGGAAAACTGGGAAGACTCACATGGGATCGCTTGTAA
- the xerA gene encoding site-specific tyrosine recombinase/integron integrase — protein sequence MNNYLDEFLRHIAMTNTSSVHTKEAYERDVSQFLDSLGSQDDILNLDSSIAYGYLNDLYDGGLSTSSVARKVSSLRSFFKFMQLNYGAQTNPFTGVKVQSRNRKLPTFLMHDEINAVLLACDDDALGVRNQVLVELMYACGLRVSEAVNLRISDINMSERSLTIIGKGNKERLLFFYEELAPKLETYLHTFRPQLIVREHPYVFVNKQGLPMSSRGIQYIFEKLGKQANLRVKLHPHMLRHSFATHLLDNGASLRVVQTLLGHESLSTTQIYTHVSLQRLKESYDQAMKQLPLT from the coding sequence TTGAACAACTATCTTGATGAATTTCTGAGACACATTGCGATGACAAACACTTCTTCGGTTCATACCAAAGAAGCGTATGAACGGGATGTGTCTCAGTTTTTAGATTCCTTGGGTTCGCAGGATGATATATTGAATTTAGATTCGAGTATTGCTTATGGTTATTTAAACGACCTGTATGATGGTGGGCTTTCTACATCGAGTGTGGCGCGAAAGGTTTCTTCTTTGCGATCATTCTTCAAGTTTATGCAATTAAACTATGGTGCGCAGACCAATCCATTCACAGGGGTCAAAGTCCAAAGCAGAAATCGCAAACTGCCAACGTTCTTAATGCATGATGAAATCAATGCAGTGCTTTTGGCTTGCGATGATGATGCTTTGGGTGTTCGAAACCAAGTTCTTGTAGAGTTAATGTATGCGTGTGGGTTGCGGGTTAGTGAGGCCGTTAATTTGCGCATCAGCGATATTAATATGTCAGAGCGGTCACTAACCATCATCGGTAAGGGTAATAAAGAACGGCTTTTATTCTTCTATGAAGAATTGGCACCAAAACTTGAAACATACCTTCATACGTTCCGACCACAACTGATTGTCCGCGAACATCCGTATGTTTTTGTAAACAAGCAGGGCTTACCAATGTCTTCTCGAGGAATTCAATACATATTTGAGAAATTAGGGAAACAGGCCAACCTTCGCGTAAAGCTCCACCCACACATGCTTAGACACAGTTTTGCGACACATTTGCTGGATAATGGCGCAAGTCTGCGAGTTGTTCAAACACTTCTTGGACATGAGTCTTTGAGTACAACGCAGATTTATACGCATGTGTCCTTACAACGACTCAAAGAATCATACGATCAAGCGATGAAGCAATTACCGCTCACATAA
- a CDS encoding MepB family protein: MNYKLENCVDDEYNDGHTGLYKDRVVVVVRDGTVTPKKQGVFVKLWKRDGKNIPYAFTDIFDFLLITVAEGCFIIPKSALLEHGFITSTSRPGKMGFRVYRPVEVLTAPQAIKTQQWQAKYFVSNDATTTTIDQMFGIV; the protein is encoded by the coding sequence ATGAATTATAAACTCGAAAACTGTGTTGATGATGAATACAACGATGGCCACACTGGACTTTATAAAGACCGTGTGGTCGTTGTTGTAAGAGACGGAACCGTGACGCCCAAGAAACAAGGTGTGTTCGTGAAACTATGGAAACGTGATGGTAAAAATATCCCATATGCATTCACCGATATTTTTGATTTCCTACTCATTACAGTCGCAGAAGGGTGTTTTATCATTCCTAAGAGCGCTTTGCTTGAGCATGGGTTCATTACGAGCACCTCACGGCCTGGAAAGATGGGTTTTCGTGTGTATAGACCTGTCGAGGTGTTAACCGCGCCACAGGCCATTAAAACACAGCAGTGGCAAGCAAAATACTTTGTAAGTAATGATGCGACTACCACAACCATTGATCAGATGTTTGGGATTGTTTAG
- the trmFO gene encoding methylenetetrahydrofolate--tRNA-(uracil(54)-C(5))-methyltransferase (FADH(2)-oxidizing) TrmFO: MKQPQVRVIGAGLAGSEAAYQLAKRGYHVELVEMRPVKMTPAHVSENFAELVCSNSFRSDDITNAVGLLKQEMRMLDSIIMRMGEAHRLPAGSALAVDRVGFSEAVSEEIRSMENITISNREITELDDMPTIVATGPLTSDNFSKYLMEYLGQSEMYFYDAIAPIVSIDGVNFDIAYRKSRYDKGDGQDYINCPMDRDQFDAFYRAIMEAEQAPMRDFEDVKVFEGCMPVEEMAKRGIKTMLFGPLKPVGLERPDGTRPYAVVQLRQDDAAGSLYNLVGFQTRLKWGDQKRIIQMIPGLENAEIVRYGVMHRNTYLKSPLLLNKHYQYRNRPSLFFAGQVSGVEGYVESAASGLFAALNMMQFLEDKDLISLSQETVMGSMAQYISSANPNHFQPMNANFGLVANRLKDREAMSARSVEHIKNLVEQLS, from the coding sequence ATGAAGCAACCGCAAGTTAGAGTTATTGGTGCAGGGTTGGCAGGGAGTGAAGCTGCTTATCAACTCGCAAAACGTGGTTACCATGTTGAACTTGTTGAAATGCGCCCTGTCAAAATGACACCCGCTCATGTTAGTGAGAATTTTGCGGAACTCGTTTGCTCGAATTCATTTCGCTCTGATGACATTACCAATGCGGTAGGTCTTTTAAAACAAGAAATGCGAATGTTAGACAGCATCATTATGCGAATGGGAGAAGCGCATCGTCTTCCTGCTGGAAGTGCGTTAGCCGTCGACCGTGTTGGTTTCAGTGAAGCTGTCTCTGAAGAAATTCGATCAATGGAAAATATTACCATTAGCAATCGGGAAATTACTGAATTGGATGATATGCCAACAATCGTTGCCACAGGTCCTTTGACATCGGATAACTTTTCGAAGTATTTGATGGAATATCTGGGTCAATCGGAAATGTATTTCTATGACGCAATCGCACCGATTGTTTCGATTGATGGTGTAAACTTTGATATCGCTTACCGTAAGTCACGTTATGACAAAGGGGATGGCCAAGATTATATTAACTGTCCTATGGACCGTGACCAGTTTGATGCCTTTTATCGCGCAATCATGGAAGCTGAACAAGCACCCATGCGTGATTTTGAAGATGTTAAAGTGTTTGAAGGGTGCATGCCTGTTGAAGAAATGGCAAAACGTGGTATCAAAACCATGCTCTTTGGTCCGCTGAAACCTGTTGGACTTGAGCGTCCTGATGGAACACGTCCTTATGCCGTTGTACAGTTACGTCAAGATGATGCAGCTGGATCGCTTTATAATCTTGTAGGTTTTCAAACGCGATTAAAATGGGGCGATCAAAAGCGTATCATCCAAATGATTCCTGGTTTAGAGAATGCTGAAATTGTGCGTTATGGTGTCATGCATCGTAATACCTATTTGAAGTCGCCATTACTTTTAAACAAACACTATCAATACCGAAACCGTCCCTCACTCTTTTTTGCAGGACAAGTAAGTGGTGTTGAAGGCTATGTTGAGTCGGCTGCGAGTGGTCTGTTTGCTGCTCTGAATATGATGCAATTTCTTGAAGACAAGGATTTAATTAGTTTATCGCAGGAAACTGTGATGGGGTCGATGGCACAATATATTTCCAGTGCAAACCCAAATCATTTCCAACCAATGAATGCGAACTTTGGGCTTGTTGCGAACCGCCTTAAAGATCGCGAAGCGATGTCAGCACGTAGTGTTGAACATATAAAGAATTTAGTTGAACAACTATCTTGA
- the dprA gene encoding DNA-processing protein DprA, which yields MREYIKNVAIHYKGDYAKMHRHIVDKRPIPTYPYEGFYLCMGDRDYPLCFYQLDCPPYILFYKGNIELINSRCIAVIGNRRPSEYSLNMTEIFVNAKKMSYTIVSGLAYGIDGQAHKSALDHQTIAIVATGLDYCYPPEHRSLMDEIARNHLVLSEYPEGVRPMKHFFPFRNRLIACLGEKTVVMSARLKSGTMRTVDITLKLNKEVICLPHPITDSSGIGCNQLIQEGATVLTNMKDLYNI from the coding sequence ATGCGTGAATACATAAAAAATGTTGCAATTCATTACAAAGGTGATTATGCTAAGATGCATCGACATATTGTTGATAAACGGCCCATTCCAACTTATCCATATGAGGGTTTCTACCTTTGCATGGGTGATCGTGACTACCCACTTTGTTTTTATCAATTGGATTGTCCGCCTTATATTTTATTCTATAAGGGGAATATCGAATTGATAAATTCACGATGTATCGCGGTCATCGGGAATCGAAGGCCAAGTGAGTATAGCTTGAACATGACTGAAATTTTCGTGAATGCGAAAAAAATGTCGTATACTATAGTTTCAGGACTTGCTTATGGTATTGATGGACAAGCACATAAGAGTGCATTGGATCATCAAACAATTGCGATTGTTGCCACAGGATTGGATTACTGTTATCCTCCGGAACACCGCAGCTTAATGGATGAAATTGCCCGTAACCATCTTGTATTAAGTGAGTATCCTGAAGGTGTCCGACCGATGAAACACTTCTTTCCCTTTCGCAATCGCTTGATTGCTTGTTTGGGTGAAAAGACGGTTGTGATGAGTGCACGTCTGAAAAGTGGTACAATGCGTACCGTAGATATCACGTTGAAATTAAACAAAGAAGTTATATGTTTGCCACACCCCATTACGGATTCATCAGGCATTGGATGCAATCAATTGATTCAAGAAGGTGCCACAGTGTTGACAAACATGAAAGATTTATACAATATATAA